The Virgibacillus siamensis genome includes a region encoding these proteins:
- the hisA gene encoding 1-(5-phosphoribosyl)-5-[(5-phosphoribosylamino)methylideneamino]imidazole-4-carboxamide isomerase, with the protein MILFPAIDIRNGKCVRLKQGDYNQEKVYNDSPVKVAREWQQKKASYLHVVDLDGAKTGNATNLDTLTQIVNAADIPVQAGGGIRSLKQIREYIGAGVDRIILGTAAITDKSLLKEAVSEYGSKIAVSIDARKGYVATDGWTETSNVKAVELVKELEQIGVQTIVYTDILKDGMLKGPNFKELQTINEAASMNVIASGGITTEADVALLSEMKLYGAIIGKALYDGTLNFASLMEGDVNAR; encoded by the coding sequence ATGATTTTATTTCCCGCTATCGATATCCGAAATGGAAAATGCGTACGCCTCAAACAAGGTGACTACAATCAGGAAAAGGTCTACAATGATTCTCCTGTGAAAGTTGCACGTGAGTGGCAGCAAAAAAAAGCATCCTATCTTCATGTAGTTGACTTGGATGGTGCAAAAACAGGAAACGCAACTAATTTGGACACCCTTACACAAATTGTCAATGCTGCTGACATTCCGGTACAGGCGGGCGGTGGAATCCGCTCCCTCAAACAGATACGCGAGTATATTGGCGCCGGAGTTGATCGCATCATCCTAGGTACTGCCGCCATTACCGACAAATCATTACTGAAGGAAGCGGTGTCCGAATACGGTTCAAAAATCGCTGTTTCCATTGATGCCAGGAAAGGATACGTGGCAACAGACGGATGGACCGAAACGAGCAATGTAAAGGCTGTTGAACTTGTTAAAGAGCTTGAACAAATTGGTGTTCAAACCATTGTGTACACAGATATTCTAAAAGATGGAATGTTGAAAGGACCCAATTTTAAAGAACTGCAGACAATTAATGAGGCAGCCTCCATGAACGTAATCGCATCAGGCGGTATTACGACCGAAGCGGATGTCGCATTACTGAGTGAAATGAAATTATACGGTGCGATTATTGGAAAAGCACTATATGATGGAACTCTTAACTTTGCATCCTTAATGGAAGGTGATGTAAATGCTCGCTAA
- the hisH gene encoding imidazole glycerol phosphate synthase subunit HisH, translating into MIAIIDYGAGNIKSLQFACQRIGLGSCLTTDNRTIEEAAGIILPGVGAFKDAMNALDKQRLTGTIQQQAAAGKPLLGICLGMQLFYEQSFENGSWQGLGLLKGNVSRLPDTVKVPHMGWNTLQHHRKSRLLNNVYQNEYVYFVHSYAVTNGNTEDLVSTSEYGGTVPAIVQSDNIIGMQFHPEKSGKTGLQLLKNYGEMVS; encoded by the coding sequence ATGATTGCAATCATCGATTACGGTGCGGGTAATATCAAAAGTCTGCAATTCGCCTGCCAGCGAATTGGACTTGGATCATGCCTGACAACTGACAACCGGACCATTGAGGAAGCAGCGGGGATTATTCTTCCGGGTGTCGGTGCATTTAAAGATGCGATGAACGCCCTGGATAAACAAAGACTGACCGGTACGATTCAACAGCAGGCCGCGGCGGGAAAGCCGCTTCTTGGCATCTGCCTTGGGATGCAGCTGTTTTACGAGCAAAGCTTTGAGAATGGCAGCTGGCAGGGTCTCGGACTGCTGAAAGGAAACGTCAGCCGCCTCCCCGATACGGTGAAAGTACCGCATATGGGGTGGAATACATTGCAGCATCATCGAAAAAGCAGACTATTAAATAACGTTTACCAGAATGAATATGTCTATTTTGTTCATTCATACGCAGTAACCAACGGGAATACAGAGGATCTCGTCAGCACTAGCGAATACGGCGGAACTGTTCCTGCTATTGTTCAATCCGATAACATTATTGGCATGCAGTTCCACCCGGAAAAAAGCGGTAAAACCGGATTGCAATTATTAAAAAATTATGGGGAGATGGTTTCATGA